The following is a genomic window from Cryomorphaceae bacterium.
TTATTGCCACAGGCTCTTCGAGCTTTGAACTGGCAGACAAGGTTTCTGAGCCGCTCACAGGTAGATCCAGAACCTATATGCTTCTGCCGTTTTCTTTGGAAGAAATGCGCGCACTGCACCCGTTGGTTGAGCTCAAAGCAATGCTCCCATCTTTTATCCGATTCGGGATGTACCCACAGGTAGTTCTTTCATCAAACGCCGACAAGGAGGAGGAGCTGAGTGAAATTGCATCAAGTTACCTTTACCGTGATGTGCTACAATTTGAACAGGTTAAAAGGCCCGAATTGATCGAAAAGTTGTTGCAGGCAATGGCGCTTCAGTTGGGCAGCGAGTCTTCGTTAAATGAGTTGGCACAAATAACCGGAAGTAATGTGCACACGGTAAAGCGGTATATAGAACTGCTTGAAAAGTCGTTCGTTGTTTTTCGCTTGCGCTCGTTCAGCCGAAACCTGCGTAAAGAAATTGCCAAGAGCCAGAAGGTCTATTTCTACGATACCGGTATACGAAACGCCATTATTCGAAACCACAATCCGCTGCATCTTCGGACAGATGTAGGCGGACTTTGGGAAAACTTCTGTATTTCGGAGCGATTGAAATTCAACGAATTTAACCGTAGAAAAGTGAACAGTTTTTTTTGGCGAACATACGACCAGAAAGAAATTGATTTCATCGAAGAGAAGGACGGCGTGCTGTATTGCTTTGAATTTAAGTACAATTCCAAGTCAAGTGGGCGCCTGCCAAAGGAGTTTGCTCAAAGCTATGCCGAGGTCCGTTTCAAGACCATTACACCTGAGAATTTTTATGAGTTGTTCAGCGAAGACTTTTAGCTCACCCGCTCGCTTATTCATGCAATACAG
Proteins encoded in this region:
- a CDS encoding ATP-binding protein — its product is MFMKVLPRILYKTLKNNIYKGKVLVLYGARRTGKTTLVRQLVEEAGEDARYINCELQENKDLLESTNSLMLNDFVDTKRLMVFDEAQHIPNMGMILKVLVDTFPSVQFIATGSSSFELADKVSEPLTGRSRTYMLLPFSLEEMRALHPLVELKAMLPSFIRFGMYPQVVLSSNADKEEELSEIASSYLYRDVLQFEQVKRPELIEKLLQAMALQLGSESSLNELAQITGSNVHTVKRYIELLEKSFVVFRLRSFSRNLRKEIAKSQKVYFYDTGIRNAIIRNHNPLHLRTDVGGLWENFCISERLKFNEFNRRKVNSFFWRTYDQKEIDFIEEKDGVLYCFEFKYNSKSSGRLPKEFAQSYAEVRFKTITPENFYELFSEDF